The Nitrogeniibacter aestuarii genome has a window encoding:
- a CDS encoding phosphatidylglycerophosphatase A family protein, whose amino-acid sequence MRRPDLQFLFAHPAHFIALGFGAGLSPKGPGTAGTLAAWLLFPLLSTALPEPMLLLFLLTAFVLGVFAADRTGKALGVSDHGAIVWDEMVPFWLVLAFTPATLGWQAAAFVLFRFFDIVKPQPVGWADSKVKGGFGVMLDDVIAAGYTLLVLAIAMRLLEA is encoded by the coding sequence ATGCGACGCCCCGATCTGCAGTTTCTGTTCGCTCATCCGGCACACTTCATCGCGCTCGGCTTTGGCGCCGGTCTATCGCCCAAAGGCCCGGGCACCGCAGGGACACTCGCCGCCTGGCTGCTGTTCCCCTTGCTGAGCACGGCCCTGCCCGAGCCCATGTTGCTGCTCTTCTTGCTGACGGCCTTCGTGCTCGGCGTTTTCGCAGCGGACCGCACCGGCAAGGCGCTTGGCGTCTCTGACCACGGCGCCATCGTCTGGGACGAAATGGTGCCCTTCTGGCTGGTCTTGGCTTTCACACCTGCCACCCTTGGCTGGCAGGCCGCCGCCTTCGTGCTGTTTCGCTTCTTCGATATCGTCAAACCACAACCCGTGGGCTGGGCCGACAGCAAGGTCAAGGGCGGATTCGGTGTCATGCTCGACGACGTGATCGCCGCCGGCTACACCCTGCTGGTGCTGGCCATTGCCATGCGCCTCCTGGAGGCCTGA
- the thiL gene encoding thiamine-phosphate kinase: MPSEFDLIHRYFQWPVTHTDLGGGDDAALITPAPGHQLAVSADMLVEGRHFFENAEPEALGWKSLAVNLSDIAAMGGVPRWAFLSLALPAVDSDWLDGFARGFRACASTFGVDLAGGDTTRGPLTINVTIMGEVPTGMAITRAGAQAGDEVWVSGQPGRAALALWHLRDGTALDRTMRDDCMAALHRPQPRTGLGMGLRGLASAMLDVSDGLLGDLGHILASSGVGVRLREAGLPTALLLTACGDAGLAHKACLTGGDDYELLFTAPAAHHDAIEAAARTAGVPVHAIGTLVSSNDGCRIQRISGHMETLEMRGFDHFTSDH; encoded by the coding sequence ATGCCGTCTGAATTCGACCTGATACACCGCTATTTCCAGTGGCCCGTGACCCACACGGACCTGGGTGGCGGCGACGATGCCGCACTCATCACCCCCGCCCCGGGTCACCAGTTGGCCGTATCGGCCGACATGCTGGTTGAGGGACGCCACTTCTTCGAGAACGCCGAGCCCGAAGCCCTGGGCTGGAAATCGCTCGCGGTGAATCTGTCCGACATAGCGGCCATGGGCGGAGTTCCCCGCTGGGCGTTTCTGTCTCTGGCCCTGCCGGCCGTCGATTCCGACTGGCTCGATGGCTTCGCCAGGGGGTTCAGGGCCTGTGCGAGCACCTTCGGCGTGGATCTCGCCGGTGGCGATACGACACGCGGGCCGCTCACCATCAACGTGACCATCATGGGAGAAGTCCCCACCGGAATGGCCATCACACGCGCCGGCGCCCAAGCGGGCGACGAGGTCTGGGTGTCAGGCCAGCCCGGCCGCGCTGCGCTGGCCCTGTGGCATCTGCGTGACGGCACAGCGCTCGATCGGACGATGCGCGATGACTGCATGGCGGCGCTACACCGCCCGCAACCCCGCACCGGACTGGGCATGGGCCTGCGTGGCCTGGCCAGTGCAATGCTCGACGTGTCGGACGGTTTGCTCGGCGACCTGGGGCACATTCTGGCATCCAGCGGCGTGGGCGTTCGCCTCCGCGAAGCGGGCCTGCCCACGGCACTCCTGCTGACCGCCTGTGGCGACGCCGGTCTCGCACACAAAGCCTGCCTGACCGGCGGCGACGATTACGAGTTGCTCTTTACCGCCCCCGCGGCGCACCATGATGCGATCGAAGCCGCCGCGCGCACGGCTGGCGTGCCGGTACATGCCATCGGCACCCTTGTGTCGAGCAACGACGGCTGCCGTATCCAGCGCATCTCCGGCCACATGGAAACACTCGAGATGCGTGGCTTCGACCATTTCACCTCCGATCACTGA
- the recA gene encoding recombinase RecA, with amino-acid sequence MDDNKAKALAAALSQIEKQFGKGSIMRMGDDNLARDIEAVSTGSLGLDIALGLGGLPRGRVVEIYGPESSGKTTLTLQVIAEMQKLGGTAAFVDAEHALDVGYAEKLGVNIDDLLVSQPDTGEQALEISDMLVRSGGIDIVVIDSVAALTPKAEIEGEMGDQLPGLQARLMSQALRKLTANIKRTNTLVIFINQIRMKIGVMFGNPETTTGGNALKFYSSVRIDIRRTGTIKKGDEVVGSETRCKVVKNKVAPPFKQANFDILYGEGISREGEIIDLGVEAKIVDKAGAWYSYNGTKIGQGKDNTREYLKANPAIAREIENKVRATFNLSAMAAIEAAAEPVESTEA; translated from the coding sequence ATGGACGACAACAAGGCCAAAGCGCTCGCCGCCGCACTGTCGCAGATCGAAAAACAGTTTGGTAAAGGCTCGATCATGCGCATGGGCGACGACAACCTCGCTCGCGACATCGAAGCCGTCTCGACCGGCTCGCTGGGCCTCGACATCGCGCTGGGCCTGGGTGGCCTGCCCCGTGGACGCGTGGTCGAGATCTACGGCCCGGAATCGTCCGGTAAAACAACGCTGACGCTGCAAGTCATTGCCGAGATGCAGAAACTCGGTGGCACGGCCGCCTTCGTGGATGCCGAGCACGCGCTGGATGTCGGCTACGCCGAGAAGCTGGGTGTCAACATCGACGATCTGCTGGTCTCCCAGCCCGACACCGGCGAACAGGCGCTCGAGATTTCCGACATGCTGGTGCGCTCCGGCGGCATCGACATCGTCGTGATCGACTCGGTGGCAGCCCTGACGCCAAAAGCCGAAATCGAAGGCGAAATGGGCGACCAGCTGCCGGGCCTGCAGGCCCGCCTCATGAGTCAGGCCCTGCGCAAGCTCACCGCCAACATCAAGCGCACCAATACCCTGGTGATCTTCATCAACCAGATCCGCATGAAGATCGGCGTGATGTTCGGCAACCCGGAGACCACCACCGGCGGAAATGCACTGAAGTTCTACTCGTCCGTGCGTATCGACATCCGCCGTACCGGCACCATCAAGAAGGGCGACGAGGTGGTCGGTTCCGAAACCCGCTGCAAGGTCGTCAAGAACAAGGTGGCTCCTCCGTTCAAGCAGGCCAACTTCGACATCCTGTACGGTGAAGGTATCTCCCGCGAGGGCGAAATCATCGATCTGGGCGTTGAGGCCAAGATCGTGGACAAGGCCGGCGCCTGGTATTCGTACAACGGCACAAAGATCGGTCAGGGCAAGGACAACACGCGCGAGTACCTGAAGGCCAACCCGGCCATCGCGCGTGAAATCGAAAACAAGGTTCGCGCCACCTTCAACCTGTCGGCCATGGCCGCCATCGAGGCCGCTGCCGAACCGGTTGAATCGACCGAGGCCTGA
- a CDS encoding CinA family protein yields MDDELLELALSTGKALETRGWILTTAESCTGGWIAEAITAISGSSAWFDTGFVTYSNAAKMRLLAVPESTLQQFGAVSTQTVEAMVTGALANSNANVAIAVSGVAGPTGGTPDKPVGTVCLAWSWPGQPVFSETCHFNGDRTSIRRQTVIHALSSILYKAT; encoded by the coding sequence ATGGATGACGAACTGCTTGAGCTGGCCCTGAGTACCGGCAAAGCCCTGGAGACGCGCGGCTGGATCCTGACCACGGCGGAATCGTGCACCGGCGGCTGGATCGCAGAGGCAATCACGGCCATCTCGGGCAGTTCGGCATGGTTCGACACCGGGTTCGTCACTTACTCCAATGCCGCAAAAATGAGGCTGCTCGCCGTGCCGGAGTCAACGCTCCAGCAATTCGGCGCGGTTTCGACACAAACCGTGGAGGCCATGGTCACCGGGGCACTGGCAAACAGCAATGCAAACGTGGCCATCGCGGTCTCGGGCGTCGCCGGCCCGACGGGCGGCACGCCCGACAAACCCGTCGGCACGGTCTGTCTGGCCTGGTCATGGCCCGGACAGCCGGTTTTTTCGGAAACTTGTCACTTCAACGGCGATCGCACCAGCATCCGTCGCCAGACGGTGATTCACGCACTGAGCTCGATACTGTATAAAGCTACATGA